The following nucleotide sequence is from Borrelia coriaceae.
AATTAAACAAAAATTATCTTCAAAAAAAGGATTCACTTATATAAAAAGAAAAATAACAAGAGAAGAATCTGAACTAATTAAAAGAATTCAATCAGAAGGAAGATTAAAAGATATCATACTTTATCCAGATTACACAAGAATTTATCCATTTAGAGAACTTACAAGCAATATTACAGGATTCGTTGGAACCGATAACACTGGACTTACAGGTATTGAGCTCTCTCTAAACAATATATTAAATGAAGATTTTACAAAACAACAATCCATAAATGAAAAATTAAGTATAAACAACATATACTTGACAATAGATATAGAACTTCAAAAAGGTATAAATCAAATAGCAAAAAAATACTTTAAAGAAAATAAACCTGAAAATATGATTGCCATAGTAATGGACGCTAAAAATGGAGACATTTTATCAATGCTTCAATTCCCACAGTATGATGCAAATGATTATTCAAAATATCCTAAAGAAATATGGAACAATTTTGCTACTTCCCTAACCTATGAACCTGGAAGTATTAATAAAATTTTTACAGTAGCAATTCTATTAGACAGTGGATTATTAAAATTAAATGAAAAATTTTTAGACAACGGTATATACCAAAAAAAATTCAAATCAGGAGAAATAGTCACAATTAAAACCTTAAATCCTCCTTATGACTATATCGATCCTAGTGGAATTTTAATTTATTCATCAAATGTAGGAATAGCACACATTACAGACAAAGTAAGTAACGAATATTTCTATAACAGACTAATAGACTTTGGGTTTGGAGAAAGAATCGGATTTCCTTTTCCTGGAGAAACAAAAGGTCTCTTAACTCACCATTCAAAATGGTCAGGACGAAGCAAAGCCACAATAGGATTTGGACAAGAAATAGGAGTCTCTGCCATTCAAATATTACAAGCCGCTAGCGTATTAAGTAATGATGGAACTATGATAAAACCCAAAATCATAAAAAAAATAAGCAACGACATGGAAAATACAATTCAAAAATTTCAAAAAGAAGAAATTAAAAAAGTAATATCTAGTCGTACAGCAAAAGAAGTTTTAAAAATGATGCGGGAAGTTGTAAATAAAGGAGGAATACCAAAACTGAAAATGAAAAACTTAAATATTTCAGCAAAAAGTGGAACTTCCCAAGTAATCGATAAAAACACAGGCAAATATTCAGACGAAGATTACACATCATCAATACTAGTAATATATCCTACAGAAGCTCCTAAATACATCATATATATTGTTTATAGATATCCTAAAAAGATAATATATGGAACAAGAATTGCTGCTCCAATAGCTAAAGACATAATAGAATTGATTGAAAATCAAAACAAAAAAAATGGATATAATAAAATTAAAGCTTCTTCAAAAGTTATTATACCAAAACCTACAATAAAATATGGAACAACAGAAAGCCTCCCAAAACTTACAGGACTCTCAAAAAGAGACTTAATAAAAATCTTAAAAAACTACAAAAACATAAAAATCAAAATCAAAGGAAACGGTTTTGTGTATAGGCAATCTCAACCACCTAATACAAAATTAAAAGACATAGACGAACTTGAAATATATCTAAAATAATTTAAGAAAATAAATTTTTTATCTCATTTTTATAAAAATCTAAAATATAATTACGCTTAACATCCATCTTAATAGACATCTCTTTCCCCACTTCAAATGGTTTTTCTAAAAGAACGAATTTCAATATTTGCTCAAAAGGCTTAAATCCATTGGCTCTATTAATAAGCTTTTTGATCTCATCACCAATAGCTTTAAGAACAATATTATTTGCAACAATCTGCTGCCTATTATGAGCATCAAGAATTTTTTGACCCATGCTTTCTAAATATTTATTAATCTCTTCAAAATTAGGAAGAATCAATGCACCCAAAAACTTCTGATCTTGGCCCACAACAACAGCTTTTTCAATCAATAAAGATTCCTCAAGTTTAATCTCAATTGGAGCAGGCTCAATATTTTCTCCATTATTTAAAACAATAGTATCTTTTTCTCTACCTATAATCTGAACAACATTATCCCTTGATAACTTAACAATATCGCCCGTATTTAAAAATCCATCAGATCCAATAATTTGTCTTGTAGCATCTTCATCTTGATAATACCCAATCATAACCTGAGGACCTTTAATAAACAAGACCCCCTTTCCTGGTTTTTTAAGCCTATTACCATTCTCATCCCTAATTTCAGCAACAGTTCCAGATAATATCTTACCACAAGTACCAAGTATTATTTTCTTATGTTCATTAGACGCAATACCAGGAGACGCCTCTGTTAATCCATAAGCATTAGCAAGCTCAATACCTATTGAATTAAAAAACCTGACAACAGATAAAGACATGCTACCACCACCCGTGATCCCGACAACAAAATTACTGCCAAAAACTTTTCGTATTTTTTTAAAAATAATTAAGCTTCCCAAAACTTTAAGAGGAAACAAAACAACTAAACCTAAAACTCCTAACGTTTTTTTGATAGAAATTAAAAAATCAAATCCATTATCAGGATACAACCCTAAAACTATCCTATAGCAAATATCATTCAAGCATGCTGATTTAACAAAAATTTTAAATAATAATCTTGATAGGATGCGTTTTTTCGCAATCTCTTTAAAAATATTTTGCCTTATTGCAATCCAAAGCCTAGGAACAGCCGCGATATAATGTGGATTAATATTTTTAATATCATCAAGCATATTTCTTGGAATAATACTTGAAAATAAGCAAGTCATACCTTTAAGAAAAATATTATAAGAAAACGATCGCTGAAATGAATGCCAAATTGGCAAGATACACATAAATATTTGTCCCTCATGAGTACTAATCATTCTACTAAAACTAGACACTTGATAAAGAAAATTAGCATGAGAAAGCATTACCCCTTTAGGATTCCCTGTAGTACCAGAAGTATATATTACCGTTGCCATATCATCAGAATTAATATCATTTAAAATTTCAATAATTTCCTCATCGCATCTTGATTTATCTCCAATTGAAATGCACTCTTTATAAGTATAGATTTTAAAACCACTGAAACGTAGCTTTTCACTTTCATCTAAATCATCAATAATAACAATTATAGGGTTAACTTTAAAGTTAACTTGAACCACTAAATCAAGAAGATTTAAATTTTCAACTATGACTATATTAGGAAGAATATTATTAATAATAATTTCAGATTCAAAAAGAGTAACATCAGCTCCCTTTGGAACATCTACAGCACCTAAAGCTAAAATCGCAAAATCTATAACACTCCACTCAATTCTATTCTCAGAACAAATAAACACCTTATCCTGATATCCCAAACCCATCTTTTTTAAAAATGCTGCAAATTTTAAAACATTACTTTTTAACTCCTCATAAGTAACACTGAAATATTCTTTATT
It contains:
- a CDS encoding penicillin-binding protein; translation: MHKNFASSLRLNIVLIIFLIITLLTIYKYFILMSSKDIQYFSQNINYISRRGNIYDRNGKIIAFSSKSHSVGTNPNKIKNIVNTSETLGAILKIEPQIIKQKLSSKKGFTYIKRKITREESELIKRIQSEGRLKDIILYPDYTRIYPFRELTSNITGFVGTDNTGLTGIELSLNNILNEDFTKQQSINEKLSINNIYLTIDIELQKGINQIAKKYFKENKPENMIAIVMDAKNGDILSMLQFPQYDANDYSKYPKEIWNNFATSLTYEPGSINKIFTVAILLDSGLLKLNEKFLDNGIYQKKFKSGEIVTIKTLNPPYDYIDPSGILIYSSNVGIAHITDKVSNEYFYNRLIDFGFGERIGFPFPGETKGLLTHHSKWSGRSKATIGFGQEIGVSAIQILQAASVLSNDGTMIKPKIIKKISNDMENTIQKFQKEEIKKVISSRTAKEVLKMMREVVNKGGIPKLKMKNLNISAKSGTSQVIDKNTGKYSDEDYTSSILVIYPTEAPKYIIYIVYRYPKKIIYGTRIAAPIAKDIIELIENQNKKNGYNKIKASSKVIIPKPTIKYGTTESLPKLTGLSKRDLIKILKNYKNIKIKIKGNGFVYRQSQPPNTKLKDIDELEIYLK
- a CDS encoding AMP-binding protein, which gives rise to MSIVKTFFKIADKHSNIIAQIYRSNKEYFSVTYEELKSNVLKFAAFLKKMGLGYQDKVFICSENRIEWSVIDFAILALGAVDVPKGADVTLFESEIIINNILPNIVIVENLNLLDLVVQVNFKVNPIIVIIDDLDESEKLRFSGFKIYTYKECISIGDKSRCDEEIIEILNDINSDDMATVIYTSGTTGNPKGVMLSHANFLYQVSSFSRMISTHEGQIFMCILPIWHSFQRSFSYNIFLKGMTCLFSSIIPRNMLDDIKNINPHYIAAVPRLWIAIRQNIFKEIAKKRILSRLLFKIFVKSACLNDICYRIVLGLYPDNGFDFLISIKKTLGVLGLVVLFPLKVLGSLIIFKKIRKVFGSNFVVGITGGGSMSLSVVRFFNSIGIELANAYGLTEASPGIASNEHKKIILGTCGKILSGTVAEIRDENGNRLKKPGKGVLFIKGPQVMIGYYQDEDATRQIIGSDGFLNTGDIVKLSRDNVVQIIGREKDTIVLNNGENIEPAPIEIKLEESLLIEKAVVVGQDQKFLGALILPNFEEINKYLESMGQKILDAHNRQQIVANNIVLKAIGDEIKKLINRANGFKPFEQILKFVLLEKPFEVGKEMSIKMDVKRNYILDFYKNEIKNLFS